Proteins encoded together in one Campylobacter peloridis LMG 23910 window:
- a CDS encoding thiol:disulfide interchange protein DsbA/DsbL, whose amino-acid sequence MQISQKIFKFIAILAFIFGVSANALSEGKEYIVLKTPIPNAQNSLIKIFSYRCGYCYNHHQFNTLARIKEVLPNLRYDIFSVSSMSEFGNELNEIMALASFKEKALGMDSASEKSLTHKVADVYFVSHFEQRQNLNDINLFYKIGLNSIGASKEELMQFLKTNDAKEILKAYSVANEISKNYGTPAFVVNGKYQINPEYITSLEELINIVKELSTK is encoded by the coding sequence ATGCAAATATCACAAAAAATTTTTAAATTTATAGCTATTTTAGCTTTTATTTTTGGTGTAAGTGCAAACGCACTTAGTGAAGGCAAGGAATATATCGTTTTAAAAACGCCTATTCCAAATGCGCAAAATTCTTTGATAAAGATTTTTTCTTATCGTTGCGGGTATTGTTATAATCACCATCAATTTAATACTTTAGCTAGAATCAAAGAAGTGCTTCCAAATTTAAGATATGATATTTTTTCAGTAAGTTCTATGAGTGAATTTGGAAATGAATTAAATGAAATCATGGCTTTAGCATCTTTTAAAGAAAAAGCTTTAGGGATGGATTCAGCAAGTGAAAAAAGTTTAACGCATAAAGTTGCTGATGTTTATTTTGTTAGTCACTTTGAACAAAGACAAAATTTAAATGATATAAATTTATTTTATAAAATAGGTTTAAATTCTATAGGTGCGAGCAAAGAAGAGCTTATGCAATTTTTAAAAACAAATGATGCAAAAGAGATTTTAAAAGCATATAGTGTGGCAAATGAAATTTCTAAGAATTATGGAACTCCTGCTTTTGTGGTAAATGGAAAATACCAAATTAACCCAGAATATATCACTTCTTTGGAAGAGTTGATTAATATAGTTAAAGAGCTTTCTACGAAATAA